A region of Maribacter algicola DNA encodes the following proteins:
- a CDS encoding PA14 domain-containing protein, whose protein sequence is MYPSKKILLLVLFFIVGFSHAQLSDLHYLPPLRQGQNNGAIQQQAVYLSTPETTAFTVDVYQGTNPVPITSFTISNVAPAIYNLPNGDNDITLVTESSTGVVLNNSGLRFESAGGERFYVNYRGRSGSQAASLTSKGRVAMGTRFKWGGVPNLGSHVSKSNTLGIMATEDNTTITLSGYDPNCEFRVGNNRAGITANSHTITLDANESFVYETYIGNSPTLAHERGWIGASIVADKDIVISNGSLNYGRQVGNSNRDAGIDQPVPENRLGKEYIFVRGNGNSNGWTEFPLIIATENNTQIFVNGSATPIATLNEGDFFEVPSSNYSSNSVGANMYIETSKDVYAYQCVGGSTAAYTQGLNFVAPVNCLLPDTMDNIPSITDAAGVAITGGVTIIAATTTPDANITVTDGSGAVTLPASSPVAGTTDWKTFYLPSLTGNVSVQSTGPIAVGFFGFNGARGLAGYYSGFDTVPNINLQITGNSCLPGAILEIASGEIFDAYQWYSDGTLIPGATSSSYTAITAGDYYLRVTRGPCSYDSNSISVYYCNPDIVLNKTADITTVSEGNNVTFTITVENLGIDPATNLVVSDPIPSGLSILSTTTSQGSWTAPNWNVGTLNSGQLETLTITAVADSNNSVVPAVSVTNSVTNSQDQTDNNITSDNPNVTVIIQNDFDNDGIIDITDEDDDNDGIFDSIELNICAGGLDYEFYNLSPSGDTVDNIPTSGALATGVATNIDVSGLAATHTPGDGETYSVRYTGYIEITSSGSYTFFTNSDDGSKLFIDAVEVVDNDGLHGMNEESGTITLASGFHWLEIVFFERTGGDNLIVQYQGPSIAKQNIPFSILYPVSCESDADAFPDHLDLDADNDTCSDANEAYSDPNTDGGDDMVYGSGVPAVNANGTVVAAAYPTPADMDTNGTPEFQEAGAVPTITVAPVNSHTFVNTDDTFSSTDDGDTHQWQVSTDGGTTFSNITDGPEYSGTTTNTLTIIAPEVDKNGYQYRVLITSDTFICGNTVSAPATLTVDPRTVITNRRITIRVNKN, encoded by the coding sequence GTGTACCCTTCAAAGAAGATACTTTTATTGGTACTTTTTTTCATTGTTGGATTTTCCCATGCGCAATTAAGTGATCTGCATTATTTGCCTCCCTTACGACAAGGTCAAAATAACGGGGCCATACAACAGCAGGCCGTATACCTTTCAACACCGGAAACTACGGCGTTTACCGTAGATGTTTATCAAGGTACGAATCCCGTTCCCATTACTTCGTTTACTATTTCCAATGTAGCACCGGCCATCTACAACCTTCCCAATGGGGACAACGATATCACCTTAGTAACCGAAAGCAGCACCGGGGTGGTCTTGAACAATAGTGGACTCAGATTTGAATCTGCGGGAGGGGAAAGGTTTTACGTAAACTATCGGGGCCGTTCCGGATCACAGGCCGCCTCTTTGACCTCCAAGGGCCGGGTAGCTATGGGAACCCGTTTTAAGTGGGGTGGCGTGCCCAATTTGGGCAGTCATGTTTCCAAATCCAATACCTTGGGAATCATGGCAACAGAAGATAATACAACCATTACGCTTTCTGGGTATGACCCAAACTGCGAGTTTCGGGTGGGAAACAACAGAGCTGGAATAACGGCAAATTCCCATACGATAACCTTGGATGCCAATGAATCCTTTGTTTATGAGACCTATATTGGAAACTCACCTACCTTAGCACATGAAAGGGGCTGGATCGGTGCTTCCATCGTGGCCGATAAGGATATCGTTATTAGCAACGGCTCCCTGAATTATGGTAGACAAGTAGGCAATAGCAACAGGGATGCGGGTATTGACCAACCCGTACCGGAAAACCGATTGGGCAAGGAATATATTTTTGTACGGGGAAATGGAAATAGTAATGGATGGACAGAGTTCCCATTAATTATTGCAACTGAGAACAATACCCAGATTTTTGTTAATGGGTCGGCAACACCCATTGCTACCTTGAACGAAGGTGATTTTTTTGAGGTGCCCAGTAGCAACTACTCCTCCAACTCAGTAGGGGCGAACATGTATATTGAAACTTCAAAAGATGTATATGCTTACCAATGTGTAGGAGGGTCAACGGCGGCTTACACCCAAGGCCTGAATTTTGTAGCACCCGTAAATTGTCTTTTGCCAGATACCATGGACAACATTCCCAGCATTACAGATGCGGCCGGAGTTGCCATTACAGGGGGTGTCACCATTATTGCCGCTACCACTACACCGGACGCTAACATAACGGTCACAGATGGCAGCGGAGCCGTTACGCTCCCAGCCTCCTCTCCAGTTGCCGGTACGACGGACTGGAAAACCTTTTACCTTCCCAGTCTAACGGGTAATGTAAGTGTGCAGTCCACCGGCCCCATAGCCGTTGGTTTTTTCGGTTTCAATGGAGCAAGGGGTCTAGCCGGATATTATTCGGGTTTTGATACCGTTCCCAATATCAATCTACAAATTACAGGAAACAGTTGCCTTCCAGGCGCTATATTGGAAATCGCATCAGGTGAAATCTTCGATGCCTACCAATGGTACAGCGATGGAACTTTGATCCCGGGTGCCACTTCTTCTTCCTATACGGCAATAACGGCGGGAGACTATTACCTAAGGGTAACGCGAGGACCCTGCAGTTATGATTCAAACTCCATATCGGTATATTATTGTAACCCCGATATTGTGCTCAATAAGACTGCGGATATTACGACCGTATCGGAAGGTAATAATGTAACTTTTACCATCACGGTAGAAAACTTGGGCATTGACCCGGCGACCAATCTGGTTGTTTCAGACCCCATACCATCCGGACTTTCCATTCTTTCCACCACTACATCCCAAGGGAGTTGGACAGCTCCCAATTGGAACGTTGGCACTTTAAACAGTGGACAATTGGAAACTCTGACGATTACAGCGGTAGCCGATTCAAACAATTCGGTTGTTCCTGCGGTCTCGGTCACCAATTCCGTCACCAACAGTCAGGATCAAACCGATAATAATATCACTTCGGACAATCCAAACGTAACCGTCATCATTCAAAATGATTTTGACAATGATGGCATTATTGACATTACGGATGAGGACGATGACAACGACGGAATTTTCGATAGTATAGAGTTAAATATATGCGCTGGAGGATTGGACTATGAATTCTATAATCTTTCACCATCAGGGGATACTGTAGATAATATACCAACTTCTGGAGCATTGGCAACGGGAGTTGCGACCAACATCGATGTATCCGGTCTGGCAGCCACCCATACCCCTGGGGATGGGGAAACGTATTCGGTTCGATATACCGGGTATATCGAAATCACCTCGAGCGGCAGCTATACCTTTTTCACCAATTCAGATGATGGCTCCAAATTGTTCATTGATGCCGTTGAGGTTGTAGACAATGACGGATTGCATGGTATGAACGAAGAATCCGGAACCATTACCCTTGCTTCAGGATTTCATTGGCTGGAAATCGTGTTTTTCGAACGCACGGGAGGTGATAATCTCATCGTACAATATCAAGGTCCATCCATAGCCAAACAGAACATACCGTTCTCAATCCTATACCCTGTCTCTTGTGAAAGCGATGCCGATGCTTTCCCGGACCATCTGGATCTTGATGCCGACAATGACACCTGTTCCGATGCCAACGAAGCCTATAGCGACCCCAATACCGATGGAGGCGATGACATGGTCTACGGTTCCGGTGTACCTGCCGTAAACGCCAATGGCACAGTGGTAGCAGCGGCCTACCCTACCCCTGCCGATATGGATACCAATGGCACACCTGAATTCCAAGAAGCAGGAGCCGTACCTACAATCACGGTAGCACCTGTAAATTCGCATACTTTTGTAAACACCGATGACACCTTTTCGTCAACGGATGATGGGGACACCCACCAATGGCAGGTCAGCACGGATGGGGGAACCACATTCAGCAATATTACTGACGGACCCGAATATAGCGGAACAACAACAAACACATTAACCATAATCGCTCCGGAAGTGGACAAGAACGGATATCAGTACCGGGTCCTCATTA